A region of Vitis riparia cultivar Riparia Gloire de Montpellier isolate 1030 chromosome 12, EGFV_Vit.rip_1.0, whole genome shotgun sequence DNA encodes the following proteins:
- the LOC117927172 gene encoding uncharacterized protein LOC117927172 isoform X2, translating into MGNMKFSVFVLLLVCGVVLLGETSKSFGAKACPLYCLDVDYMTCVSSGEEKLTAPCNCCLAPKQCTLHLVDGSEVQCD; encoded by the exons ATGGGCAACATGAAATTCTCGGTGTTTGTTCTTCTCCTTGTTTGCG GTGTAGTTCTGCTGGGGGAGACTTCCAAAAGCTTTGGCGCCAAAGCTTGCCCGCTTTACTGCTTGGATGTGGATTATATGACTTGTGTTTCATCAGGCGAAGAGAAGCTCACGGCTCCATGCAACTGCTGCCTGGCTCCAAAGCAGTGCACCCTTCATCTTGTAGATGGATCTGAAGTGCAATGCGACTGA
- the LOC117927172 gene encoding uncharacterized protein LOC117927172 isoform X1, producing the protein MGNMKFSVFVLLLVCAGVVLLGETSKSFGAKACPLYCLDVDYMTCVSSGEEKLTAPCNCCLAPKQCTLHLVDGSEVQCD; encoded by the exons ATGGGCAACATGAAATTCTCGGTGTTTGTTCTTCTCCTTGTTTGCG CAGGTGTAGTTCTGCTGGGGGAGACTTCCAAAAGCTTTGGCGCCAAAGCTTGCCCGCTTTACTGCTTGGATGTGGATTATATGACTTGTGTTTCATCAGGCGAAGAGAAGCTCACGGCTCCATGCAACTGCTGCCTGGCTCCAAAGCAGTGCACCCTTCATCTTGTAGATGGATCTGAAGTGCAATGCGACTGA